A single region of the Ziziphus jujuba cultivar Dongzao chromosome 10, ASM3175591v1 genome encodes:
- the LOC107411064 gene encoding ras-related protein RABE1c: MAAPPARARADYDYLIKLLLIGDSGVGKSCLLLRFSDGSFTTSFITTIGIDFKIRTIELDGKRIKLQIWDTAGQERFRTITTAYYRGAMGILLVYDVTDESSFNNIRNWIRNIEQHASDNVNKILVGNKADMDESKRAVPTSKGQALADEYGIKFFETSAKTNLNVEQVFFSIARDIKQRLADTDSRAEPTTIKINQPDQAGGSGQAAQKSACCGS, translated from the exons ATGGCTGCTCCACCAGCAAGGGCTCGAGCCGATTACGATTACCTTATAAAGCTTTTGTTGATCGGCGATAGCG GTGTTGGTAAGAGTTGCCTTCTTTTGCGTTTCTCAGATGGTTCCTTCACCACTAGTTTCATCACAACCATTGG TATTGATTTCAAGATTAGAACCATTGAGCTAGATGGAAAACGGATCAAGCTTCAAATTTGGGATACAGCTGGTCAAGAACGATTTCGTACCATCACAACTG CTTACTATCGTGGAGCCATGGGTATATTGCTGGTCTACGATGTCACGGATGAATCATCTTTCAATA ACATTAGGAATTGGATTCGCAACATTGAACAACATGCTTCAGATAATGTTAACAAGATACTTGTAGGGAACAAGGCTGACATGGATGAAAGCAAAAGA GCTGTGCCTACATCCAAGGGACAAGCACTAGCTGACGAGTACGGGATCAAATTCTTTGAAACT AGTGCAAAGACCAATCTAAACGTGGAGCAAGTTTTCTTTTCGATAGCAAGAGATATAAAGCAAAGGCTTGCCGACACAGACTCCAGGGCTGAG CCTACAACAATCAAGATCAATCAACCAGATCAGGCAGGCGGGTCTGGTCAAGCTGCACAGAAATCAGCTTGCTGTGGTTCTTAA
- the LOC107411063 gene encoding uncharacterized protein LOC107411063 translates to MNKGVWMSKGSGHVTDGDATFSNPSITGAKRSHQWFVDAAESELFPDKKQAIQTANGKLSSGLPYACNPWENSSSFQSAPNQFIDRLFGSETARPINFAERSISSVGMDDLNLRRKDNDNQFDYNRENTVDLHTGQAPDRGNGAAFMLAGQTDDKEHANVALTGQTYNRVDAHIRSAGPNNGRRDENAISIGDTYSKGDTDIISFGGFSDEQDIISVGRPVDSYDKLYHQSSQTSETAYEKELDAPKVNAVVTNHGVKRRPDKPEYKTSKKEAPNSFPSNVRSLISTGMLDGVPVKYVSLTREELRGIIKGSGYLCGCQSCNYSKVLNAYEFERHAGCKTKHPNNHIYFENGKTIYQIVQELRSTPESLLFDTIQTVFGAPINQKSFRIWKESFQAATRELHRIYGKEELNL, encoded by the exons ATG AATAAGGGCGTTTGGATGTCAAAAGGGTCTGGACATGTTACTGATGGAGATGCAACTTTCAGTAATCCTTCAATAACTGGTGCAAAGCGATCCCATCAATGGTTTGTAGATGCTGCTGAATCAGAGTTGTTTCCCGACAAGAAGCAAGCAATACAGACTGCAAACGGCAAATTGAGCTCTGGATTACCTTATGCATGTAATCCATGGGAGAACAGTTCCAGCTTTCAGTCAGCcccaaatcaatttattgacAGATTATTTGGATCTGAAACAGCAAGGCCCATCAACTTTGCTGAAAGGAGCATATCTTCTGTTGGAATGgatgatttaaatttaagaaGAAAAGATAATGATAACCAATTTGACTATAATAGGGAAAATACTGTAGATCTGCACACTGGTCAGGCACCTGACAGAGGAAATGGAGCTGCTTTCATGTTGGCAGGGCAAACTGATGATAAAGAGCATGCCAATGTAGCATTAACAGGACAGACCTACAACAGGGTTGATGCCCATATTAGATCAGCAGGTCCAAACAATGGCAGGAGGGATGAAAATGCAATATCAATTGGAGATACTTATAGTAAAGGTGATACCGATATCATATCTTTTGGGGGATTTTCTGATGAGCAAGATATTATCTCTGTTGGTAGGCCAGTTGATAGCTATGATAAATTATACCATCAATCCTCTCAGACATCAGAAACAGCCTATGAAAAAGAATTGGATGCACCAAAGGTCAATGCAGTTGTTACAAATCATGGAGTTAAAAGAAGACCTGATAAACCAGAGTATAAAACATCAAAGAAAGAGGCTCCAAACAGCTTTCCTTCAAATGTCAGAAGCTTGATATCAACTGGTATGCTTGATGGTGTTCCTGTAAAGTACGTTTCATTGACACGGGAG GAGCTTCGTGGAATAATAAAAGGTTCTGGCTATCTCTGTGGTTGTCAATCATGTAATTATTCGAAG GTACTAAATGCTTATGAGTTTGAGCGACATGCTGGTTGCAAAACAAAGCATCCAAACAATCATATCTACTTTGAGAACGGGAAGACAATTTATCAGATAGTACAAGAATTAAGAAGCACCCCAGAAAGCTTGTTGTTTGATACGATTCAAACTGTCTTTGGCGCACCCATTAATCAGAAATCCTTCCGGATTTGGAAAG AATCATTTCAGGCAGCAACTCGAGAACTTCACCGTATCTACGGAAAGGAAGAGCTGAACCTGTAG
- the LOC107411056 gene encoding zinc finger protein ZAT12 yields MGFKRIREDGEMEPLDVVKCLMLLSKVGNNNNNNNNSQNDVVVAKKQSSSPGRVFVCKTCNRQFNSFQALGGHRASHKKPKLMTGDHVNDQLPSSPVKPKTHECSICGLEFAIGQALGGHMRRHRHATEDGGVTDRHHDQQPSLPVLKKSSSSKRVMCLDLDLDLNLAPPGGNDDLKLRLVTPTVDSFVYKSLKI; encoded by the coding sequence aTGGGCTTTAAAAGAATCAGAGAGGACGGTGAGATGGAGCCTTTGGATGTCGTCAAGTGCTTGATGCTTCTATCCAAAGTcggcaacaacaacaacaacaacaacaacagccaAAACGATGTCGTTGTGGCCAAGAAACAGTCGTCATCTCCGGGTCGGGTTTTCGTCTGCAAGACCTGTAACAGACAGTTCAATTCGTTCCAAGCTTTGGGAGGACACAGAGCCAGCCACAAGAAGCCCAAGCTGATGACCGGAGATCATGTCAATGATCAGCTGCCGAGTTCGCCGGTGAAGCCGAAGACGCACGAGTGCTCCATATGCGGTCTCGAGTTCGCTATCGGACAGGCGCTGGGAGGTCACATGAGGAGGCACAGGCATGCCACGGAGGACGGTGGTGTTACGGATCGGCATCATGATCAGCAGCCGTCATTGCCGGTGTTGAAAAAATCAAGTAGTAGCAAAAGAGTCATGtgtttggatttggatttggatttgaatttagCACCGCCTGGTGGGAATGACGATTTGAAGCTGCGATTAGTGACTCCTACGGTGGATAGTTTTGTGTACAAATCTTTGAAAATAtag
- the LOC107411049 gene encoding methyl-CpG-binding domain-containing protein 6 — MPSTGEKSVCSYSTLTLPDDWSVVEKQRCSLAASPGRVDKYYYEPGTGKTFRSLISVYKYLREGKTDTPMTKKLRADNKSSMQIIPYTIRSNSSFILPDD, encoded by the exons ATGCCGAGCACTGGCGAGAAATCCGTCTGCAGCTACTCAACCTTGACACTTCCCGATGATTGGTCCGTCGTCGAAAAGCAACGCTGCTCCTTAGCCGCCAGCCCCGGCCGAGTCGAcaag TACTACTATGAGCCTGGGACGGGAAAGACGTTTCGTTCACTGATATCTGTTTACAAATATCTTAGAGAAGGGAAAACAGATACACCTATGACCAAGAAATTAAGAGCAGACAACAAAAGCTCT ATGCAAATTATACCCTACACGATCAGGAGCAACTCATCTTTCATACTACCAGATGATTGA
- the LOC107411055 gene encoding protein ALP1-like isoform X2 has translation MGPIRGFRKRKKTEKKPEENASGSGSSEKEGPVDWWDEFFKRINGIQSPSSGLDKFESIFKISRKTFDYICSLVKEDMMAKSAHFVFSNGKPLSLCDQVAVALRRLSSGDSLVTIGDLFGLNHSTVSQVTWRFVESMEERGLHHLQWPSTEAEMTDVKSKFERIRGFPNCCGVIDTTHITMCLPASDPTSHLWLDHEKNHSMVVQAIVDPDMKFRDIVTGWPGKMKDWLVFQSSTFYKLCDQGERLNGKKVELSKGTEIREYIIGDSGYPLLPYLVIPYEGKDLSDSKAEFNRRHSATRVVAQRALARLKDMWRIIQGVMWRPDKHRLPRIILVCCLLHNIIIDMEDEVQDSMSLSHNHDSGYHQQICGTADINGANLRDKLALYLSGRMPP, from the exons ATGGGTCCTATTAGAGGGTTcagaaagaggaagaagacaGAGAAGAAGCCTGAAGAAAATGCTTCTGGTTCTGGGTCTTCGGAGAAGGAAGGTCCTGTGGATTGGTGGGATGAATTTTTCAAGAGAATTAATG GTATTCAATCTCCATCAAGCGGCTTAGATAAGTTTGAATCTATTTTTAAGATTTCCCGGAAGACCTTTGACTACATATGTTCACTTGTGAAGGAAGATATGATGGCTAAGTCAGCACATTTCGTGTTTTCAAATGGCAAGCCTTTGTCTTTATGCGATCAAGTAGCTGTAGCTCTAAGAAGACTGAGCTCCGGTGATTCACTTGTGACAATTGGTGATTTATTTGGGCTAAACCACTCAACTGTCTCTCAAGTGACATGGAGGTTCGTGGAATCCATGGAAGAAAGGGGGCTTCACCACTTGCAATGGCCATCGACAGAAGCAGAAATGACAGATGTCAAATCCAAATTTGAGAGAATACGAGGCTTCCCTAATTGTTGTGGTGTCATTGACACTACCCATATTACGATGTGTTTGCCTGCTTCAGACCCCACAAGTCATTTGTGGCTCGATCATGAGAAGAATCATAGCATGGTCGTGCAAGCAATTGTGGACCCTGACATGAAATTCCGGGACATAGTCACTGGATGGCCAGGAAAAATGAAGGATTGGTTGGTATTTCAGAGTTCAACTTTCTATAAACTTTGTGACCAAGGTGAGAGGTTGAATGGAAAGAAAGTAGAGCTCTCCAAAGGAACAGAAATAAGGGAATACATAATTGGTGATTCAGGCTATCCTTTACTACCCTATCTTGTAATTCCCTATGAAGGGAAAGATCTCTCGGACTCAAAAGCCGAGTTCAACAGGCGCCATTCTGCAACCCGAGTGGTAGCACAGAGGGCGTTAGCGAGGTTGAAGGACATGTGGAGGATCATTCAGGGAGTAATGTGGAGACCAGACAAGCATAGATTGCCCAGGATCATTCTTGTTTGCTGCTTGCTTCATAACATTATTATCGACATGGAAGATGAAGTGCAGGACAGTATGTCTTTGTCTCACAACCATGACTCAGGTTATCACCAACAAATTTGTGGAACCGCCGACATAAATGGTGCTAATCTGAGAGATAAGCTGGCGCTCTACTTGTCTGGAAGGATGCCTCCTtga
- the LOC107411055 gene encoding protein ALP1-like isoform X1: MGPIRGFRKRKKTEKKPEENASGSGSSEKEGPVDWWDEFFKRINAGIQSPSSGLDKFESIFKISRKTFDYICSLVKEDMMAKSAHFVFSNGKPLSLCDQVAVALRRLSSGDSLVTIGDLFGLNHSTVSQVTWRFVESMEERGLHHLQWPSTEAEMTDVKSKFERIRGFPNCCGVIDTTHITMCLPASDPTSHLWLDHEKNHSMVVQAIVDPDMKFRDIVTGWPGKMKDWLVFQSSTFYKLCDQGERLNGKKVELSKGTEIREYIIGDSGYPLLPYLVIPYEGKDLSDSKAEFNRRHSATRVVAQRALARLKDMWRIIQGVMWRPDKHRLPRIILVCCLLHNIIIDMEDEVQDSMSLSHNHDSGYHQQICGTADINGANLRDKLALYLSGRMPP; encoded by the exons ATGGGTCCTATTAGAGGGTTcagaaagaggaagaagacaGAGAAGAAGCCTGAAGAAAATGCTTCTGGTTCTGGGTCTTCGGAGAAGGAAGGTCCTGTGGATTGGTGGGATGAATTTTTCAAGAGAATTAATG CAGGTATTCAATCTCCATCAAGCGGCTTAGATAAGTTTGAATCTATTTTTAAGATTTCCCGGAAGACCTTTGACTACATATGTTCACTTGTGAAGGAAGATATGATGGCTAAGTCAGCACATTTCGTGTTTTCAAATGGCAAGCCTTTGTCTTTATGCGATCAAGTAGCTGTAGCTCTAAGAAGACTGAGCTCCGGTGATTCACTTGTGACAATTGGTGATTTATTTGGGCTAAACCACTCAACTGTCTCTCAAGTGACATGGAGGTTCGTGGAATCCATGGAAGAAAGGGGGCTTCACCACTTGCAATGGCCATCGACAGAAGCAGAAATGACAGATGTCAAATCCAAATTTGAGAGAATACGAGGCTTCCCTAATTGTTGTGGTGTCATTGACACTACCCATATTACGATGTGTTTGCCTGCTTCAGACCCCACAAGTCATTTGTGGCTCGATCATGAGAAGAATCATAGCATGGTCGTGCAAGCAATTGTGGACCCTGACATGAAATTCCGGGACATAGTCACTGGATGGCCAGGAAAAATGAAGGATTGGTTGGTATTTCAGAGTTCAACTTTCTATAAACTTTGTGACCAAGGTGAGAGGTTGAATGGAAAGAAAGTAGAGCTCTCCAAAGGAACAGAAATAAGGGAATACATAATTGGTGATTCAGGCTATCCTTTACTACCCTATCTTGTAATTCCCTATGAAGGGAAAGATCTCTCGGACTCAAAAGCCGAGTTCAACAGGCGCCATTCTGCAACCCGAGTGGTAGCACAGAGGGCGTTAGCGAGGTTGAAGGACATGTGGAGGATCATTCAGGGAGTAATGTGGAGACCAGACAAGCATAGATTGCCCAGGATCATTCTTGTTTGCTGCTTGCTTCATAACATTATTATCGACATGGAAGATGAAGTGCAGGACAGTATGTCTTTGTCTCACAACCATGACTCAGGTTATCACCAACAAATTTGTGGAACCGCCGACATAAATGGTGCTAATCTGAGAGATAAGCTGGCGCTCTACTTGTCTGGAAGGATGCCTCCTtga